Within Spinacia oleracea cultivar Varoflay chromosome 4, BTI_SOV_V1, whole genome shotgun sequence, the genomic segment tttggtggaaaaggttaactaattgatggtaaaGGTTAACTAAAGAGTGGTAAGTTCaactaattgatgcaaaaagttaactaattttagGTTAACAATATTAGTTAAACATAGTCATCCTGCATATTGTGACGTCAACAATAATTATAGTAACTTGACTTTtgaaaatgaaatcaattagttaactaattgagggaacaagttaactaattgataaaaaaagttaactaatgcaTTGTAAGattaacaatattaaataattgagggaagaagttaactaattgctataaaaagttaactaattgctgtaaaaagttaactaattgtagtaaaaagttaactaattgcagtaaAAAGTTACCTAAATTGATTAACtacttgatagaaaaagttgttaaaaagttaaaacaataactaattgatgaaaaagataactaattgatgggacaagttaactaatagatggaaaaagttaactaattattgtTAAAAGCTTAATGGATGCAAAAGGTAAACTAATTAATTGCTGAAAAAAGTTAAGTAATTGATGGAAAACGTTAACTAATGTATTGTAAGGttaacaatattaaataattgagggaagaagttaactaattgagggaacaagttaactaattgctggtacaagttaactaatttgaTAAACACTAAATTCAATCCAATGTCACTAAAAAAGTTGTTCTTTTGGTGTAAAAGTTCCAAATTCTGTAGGTGCTGTTGACGATGTCCTTATCTCAAAGaatcctttttttcttttacttctTCCTTTTGTCTTCACTAGTGGTGGATTTTCAACTATTATTTGTGGTgcatttgatgatgatgatgatgtagacGGTGCTATGTTGATTGTGGTTTGTTGTGCTTCAACATCGTCTTGTGCCTTTTGTGCTGCCTCCTTTTGTgctgctttttctttttctagaaCCTTATTTATGCTTTCGTTAGCATGAGCATAAGCCTCTTTAAGCACCTATTAGTTAAGATTTAAAGCAAACTAGTTAGACTCTTGAAGTATTTAGTATTTATTGTTATGTATTAGTTAAATAATAGTTATTAAAAACCTTTTTAGCTGCATCACTCCCTTGACATTTAATAACCAAGTTGTACAAATTTCTTGCCATCTCATAACGCCATGGAGTAATTTTTCTCTTTTCTGTTCCATTATCTTCTCTATGTTCCATTCTCTTCCATACTTCACTTTTTGCAAACTTTGTCCACCTTTTTGAAATGTATTGCTCTGGAATGTT encodes:
- the LOC130459721 gene encoding protein FAR1-RELATED SEQUENCE 4-like: MGCISNVNYINGNFFGYKVQHESWPEHTAHYVAFDPTTNSIKCTCRNFEESGWLCFHAIRVLHIHSIVNIPEQYISKRWTKFAKSEVWKRMEHREDNGTEKRKITPWRYEMARNLYNLVIKCQGSDAAKKVLKEAYAHANESINKVLEKEKAAQKEAAQKAQDDVEAQQTTINIAPSTSSSSSNAPQIIVENPPLVKTKGRSKRKKGFFEIRTSSTAPTEFGTFTPKEQLF